A window of Heteronotia binoei isolate CCM8104 ecotype False Entrance Well chromosome 17, APGP_CSIRO_Hbin_v1, whole genome shotgun sequence genomic DNA:
taatccctgctgggctttttctacaaaaaaagccctggtcataagtATTGTGCCTGGTGGATGTTGCTATATCGGCATTAATGTTTGGGGGGTCCTACCCCGTGTACGGAAACAGCAACATGGCCATATTAGAGAGATGGGGGTTTGGGAACCTGGAGAGGCAGAAACCCAAGGCAGATTTCCTTATTGGCCattctcaaggctttttttgtagcaggaatgcctttgcatattaggccacacccctgttatgtagccagttctccaagagcttacagggctcttcgtacagggcctactgtaagctcgtggaagactggctacatcaaggggtgtgtgacctaatatgcaaaggagttcctgctcccaaaaacgCCCTGGCCGTTCTGATCTTTTGTCTCTTCGTCTTGTGCCAGGAATTCATGAAAGCCACAGTTGACCTGGCCGACCTGGTAGGGTTACACCTGGTGATGTCCAGGAATGCCGGGAAAGGGGAGTACAAGATCATGGTGGCTGCCATGGGATGGGCCACGGCTGAGCTCATCATGTCCCGGTGAGTCCTTTCTGCGTTCGGTGCATTTGTATATCCCCCTTCTCTGagaggctcagggtggcatatgCTGGTCTCCCCctcttttattttcacaacagctctgtgagggaCATTAGGCAGAGAGAATGTGACTAACCCCAGGTCTTCCAGTTTGCTTCTATGGCAgaagggggatttgaacccaggtccttCCAAATCCTAGTCTGTACCATGTAGGCTATTGAGTGTCCCAGAGCTGAATCCTGGCATTGAGAAGAGTCCTTGTGTTGAATGAGCTGGAGTGGACACACATAGGTTTAATTCAGGGAGACCTCTGTGACTATTGGGAGGAGccgtggcttagtggcagagcatctgcttggcatgtcaaaggtctcaggttcaatcccggacatctccagtttaaaaaaggaTCATGTAATGCTCAGCTCATCTGCAGCTCACTGTGTGACTCACGCTGCATTCggaaagaggctgtggttcagcagtagagcatctgtttggcctgcggaaggtcccaggctcaaacactggcatctccagtcatcagagagcaggtgatgtgaaaagctTCCCCCTTGGAGAGCATctgccaatcagagcagacaGTAATGTCCTGTATAGACCAAGGCTGCAATCAGACATATTAAacgatgcactttcaatccacttttgatgCACTTCCCGACTGGGTtttcctgtgtgaactggcaaaatccagttggaaagtgcactggaagtggattgaaagtgcattattttgtgtgtgtgatggcaGCCCAGAGTCTGACTCCGGCATAAGGCAGCCTCTTGGGTTCATGTATGTGTAGTCACATGTTCAAAGGTAGCCCCTGGTCCCTGCTGGGCAAGCAATTTCTGGCAGgtgcttttgggggggtggggtcatTCTCTTTGCAAGCTCCGTGGGCACCCCTGTTTGCATGAGCTTCTTCTGAAAGCCCCCGTGTCACTCCCAGGTGCATCCCCCTCTGGGTGGGAGCTCGCGGCATCGAGTTCGATTGGAAATACATCCAGATGAGCATCGACTCCAACATCAGCCTGGTGAGTTGAAccgccacattcagaggcagtgatcctttgaatcccagagccaggaggcaggatAAGGGAAAGCCTCATCCTCTATGCCcctttcttggccctccagaggaactggttggccattgtgtgagacaggatgctggacccctggtctgatccagcagggctcttcttaggttcttaatcCTTAGCTGCTCTGGGTGTCAGGTTTTCAGAAGAGGTCatctagaagatattggatttaaatcccgccctccattcccgaatctcagagtcccagagcggctcacaatcttctttatcttcctcccccacaacagacaccctgtgaggcgggtggggctgagaggcctctcacagcagctgccctttcaaggacaacctctgccagagctatggctgacccaaggccattccagcagctgcaagtggaggagtggggaatcaaacccggttctcccagataagagttaacacacttaaccaccaaaccAAACACCAAATTACACCTATGTAGTATTGAGCATCATCTGCGCTAACCTCTGGATGCCATCACAGAAAATACTTTGGGAGTCTCATCTTATTTTCCATCTCCTCTTCGCTGCTCCCTCCCCAGGTCCATTATATCGCCACGGCTGCTCTGGTGTGGATGTTTACACGCTACGATCTACCCAAACACTACCGCCTGCCTCTCACCTTCCTCCTGGGTGTCAGCGTCTACAAAGCCTTCTTCATGGAGTGAGTGACTGGTTGCTTTTGGGCAGAGGCGGGGTTGGGGTGTTTGTCTGTTTATTGGCTCGTTAGGCTGACAGGAGTGTTCCAGGGTTCATTTTGGGGAATCTTGTGGTTGGTTCTCTTTTTTAAGGCTTCTGTAAGGACAAGCCGCATCCCTGAAAGACACAGCTGGGATGCAGGTATGCCCTTAAGGTGTAGGAGGTAGCAACCTTTTTGAAATTAAGCAGGTCTGATTGGTGcttggcaaggctttttttgtagcaggaactcctttgcgtattaggccacacaccctccccaatgtagccaatcctccaagagcttacagaaggccctgtaagaagagccctgtaagcttttggaggattggctacatcaggggcgtgtggcctaatatgcaaaggagttcctgctataaaagcCCTGTTGCTTGCTGCGGAAAGCTCAAGGTCACGCCTCTAGTTCTGTGttagaaggaaggagagagagatctgtaTGCATGGGCTGTCTGGCAGGACGtgtctgctctggcctgcaggtccTATTCTTCTCTGCCCTGCTAGGTTTTTCTCAATACCCAGAGGGACTTTTCTTCCACTCTCAGGTagctccccatccccacctgaCCTTCGTATGGgaggtcaggactcccagcttcccttccaagcctTGAGACCTTGCTTctgtgcagggctggccctgccactaggcaaactcgaGGCACTGGCAGTCTGGGTGCACCAAACTGGGTATCCCCCCATGTgcctcagtgatgttatcaatccgggggtgggggggtaccagaagttagccttgcccagggtgccagacagtttagggctggccctgcctctggGTCTCCCTCCGCTCAGTGTCTGGTGACAGCAGGGACAGTTCGCTGCGTTGCATTCCCATGGAAGGACAGCTACGTGCCCACCTCCTGCCTTCCCCTTTTAGAATAGCATGGCATGTCTTCACATGCTGTCCAGCTGCAACTGACcaatggtcacccagcaagggagaaacagaggtggtttgccattgccttcctctgcagagtcttccttgatggttcCCGGCAGGTCCTTCCTCTTGATACCCCCAGGTTCTTCTTTTATTTCTtcagttggatttatatcctgcttttgctTCCACCGGGGATCCTTTTCCTTACGTtgtcctcctcctttccacctttAGCGTCGCAACTATCccgtgaggcagattaggctgagagggcgtgattggcccaaggtcacccagcaaactttcacggcaaagtagggatttgaaccttgggtctcccagatcctcgtcTGACACTTTTGCCACTGCACCATATTGTCTTTCTGAGGCTCTTCTGAGTCGCCCCCTGCTCCAGAAGAGGTGGCGCAAAGCCCCTTGCTTGGGAGAAGAAATGCTTTTGGGAGGAAGGATGGGTGGACTACTGGGGTTCCTGCGGGCACTATATTAAGGATCAAGGCACTAAACCATTGGTCTCTGAACTCTTTCTGGTCAGAGTTCTGCCTTACGGTTAGATGTTTGTTCTGCTTTTTATGTCCCTCGCTTGCTTTTGTAACAGTTACAAAAATAATTACGGAGCTTTCATTTTCTAGTGTTTTGACTTCTAAGCCCCCTACCCCCAACCAGGACTTTGGAGAGGTGGCTAAAACATTGcctaaacaaataaaaaaaacaacttggggctcttcaggggAAAGAAGCAGAGCCAGGGAGCTTGTGGCAAACGGGGAGTAGTCGCCATTTATTCCCttcttggttttttaaaaaaaatgatttgaaTGATGTTATACGGCTGtagaagagtccaggagcacctaacagaatctgtggcgcagagtggtcagctgcagcactgcagtccaagctctgctcacgacctgaattcgatcctggtggaagctgggttcaggcagccggctcaaggatgactcagccttccatccttccgaggtcagtaaaaggagtacccagcttgctgggggggaaagcgtagatgactggggaaggcaatggcaaaccaccccataaaaagtctgccaagaaaatgtcgtgatgtgatgtcaccccatgggtcggtaacgacctggtgcttgcacaggggactcctttACCTTTTAGgagctgctcacttcttcagatacagctagaacgtTGGTCCATCTGTCCTGTATATCGGAAAGACTGTATGCATGATCCCTTGGAAGCAGGATGGTCTGTAAGTGGACCAGgctagcagggtcagccctggttagtactcagatgggagaccaccgaggaagtccaggtttgctattCAGAGACAGGCAACAgctaaaccacctctgaacgcctcATGCCTCGAAAACCTTACAGAGCAGTCGTAAGTGGGCTGTGACTGAAGATCGCTTTCTGTCACTGTGTAAGTGCTCAAGGTTATCTCTGCATGGTCTCTTGCTCCCCTCAGCCTCCCTctgtttgcttctttctttccagaTCTTTTGTTCACGTTTTTCTGCTGGGCAGCTGGACGGCGCTCCTGGTCAAAGCAGTCATCACCGGCCTCCTTTCCCTCAGCTCCCTGACACTCTTTGTCACTCTGGTGCACGGCAACTGAGGGGCGACCGCCTGCCTCTTTCCAGTTAGTGGAGCAGCCTCCCTGTCCATCTAGGGGTGTTCAGCTGGGTCCCCGGATGCCTGGGCAATGCATGGCTTGGTCCCGCCCACTGCGAGAGCAATTCCATCTTGGCGTCTACTCACTGACGACGACGATAATAATAAACCCCCCTTCCTTGGTTTTTCCCACTTCCTCTGAGTTATAAATTCTTCCGGTTGCTTTCCGAATGTGTCCTGTAGGCAAGATGGCCAGGGTATGAAACTGGGATTTGGAAATGACGCTCGGGAAAGGCTTGTATGGaatagaagccatgctggatcagaccatcggTCCGCCTATTCTGATATGATTTTTCAGCCTGGGATGATATGCCGTTCCCCCACTAGGGGTAGGGGAATTCGAGTTCCTACCCACTGCAGGGGAAATCCTGCCCCCAAATGTGACGTGATGATGtcctgtggaagtgatgtcatcatgtcagtgatGTTGCACAGCGATGCTCTTttggggggcaaaactctatggtttgaaggcgactttaccatagagtttgaccaaaaagcagagcatcgttgacgtgatgatgtcacttcgtGGCACTctgccccccactccctcccctgccagcacagtcattggacctggcaaccctagatgagccCTTGATAGGTCCACCAGCCACTCATAGAGGCCAAAGTTTTTCCTTGTTATTATCACGTCTCTCAGCTTATGTTTAGTGGTACACTGCCTCTAACCATGGAGGTTCTGTTAagactgtggctcatagccagtgatgctctgtcttccaTGATCGAGCAAGTGTTGGCTGCATCAACAAGACATCGAAGCTGCCCATTCATTTACTTACATCCCACTTTTCTGCCCACagttgggactcaaagcagcctagaacctcattctctcctcctccattttctcacaaaaccagccaccctgtgaggtagaccacGCCGTGcatttgtgactggcccaagatccgcccagtgagcttccatgaaaacgtggagatttgaacccaggataGCCCAGTAGACTTTGCTATTCTATCCACTGCACCACGCTGGATTTCCATTACAAGGAGAGCAAACAATCCATGTAATCATAGGGCTTATGGGGGGCAGAGGCCTTAGGGGAGTCACACATCACAACTACCTTGGCTCATCCATCTCCTTTGCAGCGTCAAGAGTTTTTTCGTCCCCACGTAAGCAATCTGCCTTTGAAAGCTGTGGATGATTATTTTGCTGATGCAGACCAGGGGATCATCAAAATGGCATCCTTAGCGCCCGTTGACACCTTTTTTGGCACCCACCcactgcttttagaaagtgggtggggctcaggtgcccacaggctcaaaaaggttggagaccccgaGGTAGAGAGACCATCTGAGAATagctactggcagggcttttgtagcaggaactcctttgcatattaggccacacacccttgatgtagccaatcctccaggagcttatagggctcttagtacagggcctactgtaagctccaggaggactggctacatcaggggtgtgtggcctaatatgcaaaggagttcctgctacaaaaaaagccctgcgagaaCATTTCCATAGTACGTTGTGGTTTATGGAGCATCTTCTGAGTTCTTGGACTTTGCAGAGGTCACGGATCCATtccaaggaattcactgccaaagttTAGAATGGagggcagacaggcacggaggggCAACTGAGGCAGTGATAACGGAACAGCAGCAAGTGGTATGAAGAAGCTTCATCTGCGAGTGGTCCTTGTGCACCTTTGGTGCTCAGGCATGTAGCTGTTTACAAGCCTAGGCTGTAAATGCATCACCCAGTGTCCCGTGTGAAGACACCGCAGCTCTGTAAGCAGTGTAAGGggaaggaggggctgtggcttagcagtagaacatctgcttggcatgcagaaggtcccaggttcaatcccgggcatctccagttaaagggatcaggtaaGAGGTAATagcaaagacctctgcctgagaccttggagagctgctgccagtctgagtagacaatactgaccttgacggaccaTAAGGCCGCTTCATGCGTCTTAAAAAGATTAGTACAATTCCTAATCAAATTCAGCATCCCGAAATACTGAGTTTCAAACAAATGATTCAACCCTTTTCTTACATCATTTATTCTGGTTCTGCTACACAGGAGTAAGGGAAACAACTTCCTAGGGCGCTAAAGCCCCCCAAAGCTAAAAATCTTGCTGTGTCTTTGCTGCTGCTACCCCACCCCTTGTGAGTTTTATCAGCCATCTTTCCGATGGGTCTGAAGCTTACCTCCACAACAttgagggctagaaacttggcCTCTTTAGCGATTGATTCATTTAAAAAGCATCCTGAAATTCTCTCGAAGCAAAATTCGGTGCCAAACGCCAGCTTCTGTTTTTGGCTAGTGATCTTAGCCAATGTGACCCTGTCAAACCTGCCCTCCTGCAAGGTCACATTCGCTGGGGTTCCAGGATCCCAAGTAATGGCTTGATGAACGGCAAGTTCTTTCCCTGCAAGGCCCTGGAGTATGATGCTTTATATGGAGACATGAAACGCAGACAGCTCAATTGACTGGCTGATGGCAAGCCGTTCCCTGGCACAGTCGTTTCTTGTTCTGGGTGGTGAACGAAGAGAGCAGCAAAGAAGAGGCAGCTCTTTGCAAAAAAAGCTCCATCCTTAATAGTAGAGTTCTTTGTCCCACCAACCTGTAGGGAGGGAGAATTAATTAAGTGAGATCATAGCGAAAGGTGGTGGTAACGAGCCTGACCCAAACTAATCTCCTAGATCCAGATGggtagaatcataagagttggaagatCAGCCATCTTTCCGATGGGTCTAAAGCTTGCCTCCATACATCGAGGGCTAGAAACTTGGCCTCTTCAGTGATGGATTCATTTAAAAAGCATCCTGAAATTCTCTCGAAGCAAAATTTGGTGCCAAATGCCAGCTTctattgctgggggtgggggtgggggggaatgtaggtgactggggaaggcaatgccaaaccaccttgaaaaaatctgccaagaaaacgtcatgatgtgacgtcaccccagagttcgattccggcagaagctgggttcaggtatctggTTCAAGGTtaacccagccttccatccttccgaggtcggtaaaatgaatacccagcttgctgggggttggggggggggagtgtagatgactggggaaggcaatggcaaaccaccttgaaaaaatctgccaagaaaacgtcatgatcagggtcatctagtccaaccccctgcacaatgcaggaaactcacaactacctccccctaaattcacaggatcttcattgctttcagatggccatctagcctctgtttaaaaacctccaaggaaggagattagctgtgttagtctgcctgtagcaaaAGAAAATAggatccccgtggcgcagagtggtaaagctgcagtactgcagtccaagctccgctcccagtctgagttcaatcccggcagaagctgggttcagaaatctggctcaaggttaactcagccttccatccttccggagtcggtaaaatgaataccggGCTtgctggggatggggtgggggggaagtgtagatgactggggaaggcaatggcaaaccaccccaaaaaagtctgccaagaaaacgtcatgatgtgacatcaccccatgggtcggtaatgactggtgcttgcacctttacctttaagcaacagaaaaaagcaagagtccagtaacaccttaaagactaacaacatttatggcAGGGTAGGAGTTTTCATCAGTCCCTTGGTGAGTATCCAGTTCTTTCTCTGCAACGCACTGGAGTAGGATGCTTTAGAAATACAAGAAGAGAgcagtgactctcaaaagcttctcccctgccacaaatgctgTTATTCCTTAAggggctcctggactcttgctctattCTACTGTTATCTCTTAGGGTGATGTCGATTGGTAATatctgacttggagaaggcaaagTCTCCCCAAAGTCTCATTGGACTGAAAGAAACAAATTGGACTGAAAGAAGGATCAGATGTCCCCAGTGCCATAAAAACCGAAACAGTGGTGGGAAAGAGGCGCCTCATTTTTGAGAGGGGGGTGGAAAATGTGAGATGGCAGCCTTGGGAGGGGGGTTCTCGCCTGCGGTTACTTACTTCCCGGGTGCCTCCGGACTCCCAGCTTTCGGATTTCATCATAGACAAAGATGAGGATGCCGTAGGGCAGTGGCACCAGCCACCACTGGAATCTGGGTgggatcagggaaaggaaaggtcagtCGGATGCCACGCTTCTAGGACGGTCAACTGAGCTTGACAGCCACCAGTCTGGATTGATCAAAGACAGCCTCAGCATCCCGTATTAGTTCCAATCAGATTGTAGCCTTCCATCTTTGAGCACAGCcaaagcctcagcctctgcccCAGACTCTCTGCAGTGTCCAGACACTTCTGAAACAAGCAGTGTCCTGTGGACAGCTTCTCTCCAGGCAGAGAGTGGTTTGGGGAATGTTTGAAACAAAGATGCACCTCCTCTAGCTCacaggtggccaaatttgcttaacgtaagagccacactgaataaatgtcagatgtttgagagccgcaagacatgaacatcagacattGGAGAGCTGCAGGACGGAAATAgttgtgggaaggaggagggagggagaggtggtaagaaagcaaatttaactttaaaagcaagtTCAAGTGCATTCtgtcttgagagccacaagacagggacatcagacgtttgagggagggagggaaaggatggaaggcaaatagatggggggggagagggagcttaaaagaaagcaactttaaatgcattctctaagccactggctggcgtgccttggagaagtgatttaaagagacaaatgccttctccaagctggccgacggggtGACGGGGGccttgagagtcacacaatatgtgtgaaagagccacatgtggctcccgagtcacagtttggccacccctgatctagctatACTCATTCAGTTGGAGCTAGCCATGAACAAGCAGCCGCAGACTAAAAGCTTTTGCAATCAGCTCTGTGATATTTAAATGCAACTAGCAATGCCAGACTATGAATTTTGACAGGGCGCTCACAACAGTCGGCCGAGTCACAGAACGGATAAGTGCTAAGTCTGGGCAGGAGGGTATGAAGGGCGACAGGAACCCAacagcaccataaagactaaatGTACTGGAATTGATCGtcattaaggtgccactggactgccGTTTTACTTTGCTGCTGCAGACGAACAGGGTGACCCCTCTGAAGTTACCATCGTGGAGACAGCCAGAGTTCTAAATTAGCTGGGTTAGAAATGCCCCTATTGGCATGATTTACGGCAAGCTCTTTTGAGTCTCTCAGTGGAAAAATGGGGCCTGCACCTAAATAGGTTCTGATAAGAACATCTTAAGTGGGCTGTTGCATAGGGGGTGGCAGAACATTAAGCaaacgctcccccccccctcccacgaGACCATACTTTTGTGACAGGCTAGAAAGCATCGCTGCTCGGAACGGGAGGTCCCTGTCCATGGTGCTGAACTAAAGGGCGCTTTTGTCCGTTCAGCCGCTATATGTTTCCCTGTCCTGTTCAGGCTGGAACAGGGAATCAGACCCGATTCACACAGCAGAGTGAGATAGTATAGAATGAGCTGTCCTCTTTCAGACTCTCGGGGAGGACAGTCTCATGCTCCATATATATCCCCCATGTAATAAAAAAAAGTTCCCTGATACAGAATGCATAAAGGGCAGAAGTTctagtcattttttaaaattttacttcatttgtactctgcctttctccccgatGGGGACCCAagacagcttacatcattctcctctcctccatttcattctcacTACAGCCTTGTCATGAGGTAGGTCTGGCTGAGAGAGGGGGacgggctcaaggtcacccagcgggcttCTATGGCgcaagtagggatttgaacccgaggctcccagatactagttcaacactcttaaccacaacaccacagtGGCTTTTTTAATGCTTTGCTGGTTTCTCATAAGGAATTCTGAACCTGGAGGGCCTTTGAGAAATGGAATCCGTCGTCTGCATTCTGAAGTGGGCCATTCTGGTCCGTCACCTCGATGCTCTGCTAGAGAGCCGGCGTGATGTAGTGCGTCAGAGCGATGGatgctaatctggagaactgagtttgattctgcagtCCCCCATGTGGTCAGCTCTTTCAGATCCTACtgctggccccaacctggtggaactctctgccaaattcagGACCGGCACGTGGGAGTCAGCCAAGTAGGTGGCAGCCTAGGGCGtcacttggcctaggggtgccaggaGGCACTCCCTCTCCTCACACACCACCCACTGCGTCTCAATCTCACCAAGGGTGCCCGAGCCTCAGTGATGTCGAAGGAGTGTGGCAGCAAGtgcactcagagcctggctctgagcacaCTCGCTGCCATCCAGACATGGCCTGCTCCATGgccagccctctcccgcttcagagggagTTGGGAAGAGgtcttcccagctccctttgaagtggaAGAGGGCTGGGCACAGGGCTTCATGccccgatgatgtcacttccaggccgCGCACTTGCAGATAGTGCGCAAATAGATACCTTGGGGGGGCGGACAGGGGTAGCCTGGGGCACTAGAAATCCTAGCACCAGGCCTGGCCAAATTCAATCGGGCCTTATGCAGTTCTGTGggtcctgtaaggcagagatattcctccaggcttttggttgaggacagcgatggtttcCATCTTGGCTGGCCTCCTCCTGTTTTTCATGctcgcttcccccctcccccctgctcgtGAAGTGGCCGACGGTCTGCAAATCTGGATAATTAATGCACTATTTGCCATCTGTTTTCATAGTATATTTCTAACTTTGCTTCCTGTTTTTATTTGGCAAATGTTTTAATGCctttgtacattgcccagagccctgcagtagtaCGGAGTTGGGTGATTTGtaaatcaaataataataatagtccaACCCTTGCCGCTATCTACCTCTCAGCTTCTTGAAAGCTCAGTGTACTTCAAGGAGATGTTCTgggtcggggtggccaaactacagcttgggagacacgtgtggctctttcacacgtattgtgtggctctcaaagcccccaccgctttcttggccagtttggagaaggcaattgtctctttaaataatttcttcaaGTCAATCCAGCCACCAACTTGGAAAATGCAtgtaaagatgctttctttccacctctccctccccccatctatttccttccttccttccttccttccttccttccttccttccttccttccttccttccttccttccttccttccttccttccttccttccttccttccttccttccttccttccttccttccttccttccttccggctctcaagcatctgatgttcattctaggtggctcttacgttaagcaagtttggccacccctgttctgggtCATTTCAGAGGTATGAGGTCAGTGGAGACTATGGGCTCTACAAAGTCTACATAGAGACTCCTTTAGAAATCAAGTCCTTCCCAATGCgaagggggtggtggtgaatGAGCCCTTACCGTATGGGCATGAAGTTGAATATGTTGGGCATCCCAGGGCAGTAGCAGAGGAAGCAGCCTAAGCAGAGCTGGAAGACGATCGCGATCACCAGAACTTTGTTTCTGCAAAGGGAAGGACACGGGAAAGGGAAGTGAAGACTCCATGCTTAGTGGATTCTATCCAGTAGGGGGCAGACTTGAGACTGAATTTGCACAAACCCAAGGGCAAAGGAGGGCTCCTACGTTTCGGCTTtgggccaccaaggaagttcaccATTTCACTGTTCCTCGGCCACAGATGTGATGGGATGCTGCAAGCACACACTGATGCAGAGCCACAGCCAGAAATGAAGTGAAGGCTGGGTCTACGGGTATGTTGGGATGAGGAGGAAACAGTGTAGAGCCACTAGATGGGTCAGGACCCATAGCTGGGTCACACCAGTA
This region includes:
- the TMEM147 gene encoding BOS complex subunit TMEM147 — protein: MTLFHFGNCFALAYFPYFITYKCSGLSEYNAFWRCVQAGATYLFVQLCKMLFLATFFPTWEGGAGAYDFIGEFMKATVDLADLVGLHLVMSRNAGKGEYKIMVAAMGWATAELIMSRCIPLWVGARGIEFDWKYIQMSIDSNISLVHYIATAALVWMFTRYDLPKHYRLPLTFLLGVSVYKAFFMESFVHVFLLGSWTALLVKAVITGLLSLSSLTLFVTLVHGN